In the genome of Candidatus Hydrogenedentota bacterium, the window GAACGACACGCAATACGTCGAAGCCGCCCGCGCCATGGCCGAGCGCATCGTGAAAGAGTCTGGTCCGGATGCTACCGCGCGCATCGACTATGCCTGCACACTCCTGCTGGCACGTCCCGCACGCGACGCCGAGAAGACCGCGCTCCTGGCCCAGTTCGAAGCGCAACTTGACGATTATCGACATGATCCGGAAGCTGCGAGGGAATTATTGGACACCGGAGAATCGGATTACGACATCGCGCTGGATGCGGCCGAGCTCGCGGCCTGGACCCTGGTGGCGAATGCCCTGATGAATACCGACGCGGCGGTGACGCAGTTTTGAGACTGGTTTTTAGCCACAGATGACTGCAGAGAAAGCGAAGAGAACTACTCACGGTGGGCCATATTCTTCACGCTCTTCCGCGGCAAGAAGAATTTGCTTTTGGTTTTGGCGCAGAGGTCAGGATGATACCGAGAACTGATTGCGATACCATCTACATCGACGATTCGGGATTCGGAAGCACGCATTACGTCTTCACTGGAATCTACATCCCAAGAGGCAGTGCGAATGCAGCGAACAAAATGATGCTCGATTGGCGGGCTTCGCTTGATGAAAGGTACGGAATCTCGCCGGAATACGAACTTCACGCAACCAACTTTGTAAACAACCGAGGCAGACCGGCTGGTGAAGCAAGGCTTATCTTCAGGTCAACGCGTGTCAAGATCTACCTTGAGTGCCTGAACCTTATAGCGGGGGTTCCTGATGTCAAAATATTCAACACACTGTCTGATCGCAAGGCCCAGATGACTGCGTTTGGAAGATTATTGAACCGGCTTCAGGTCGCCGCTCGAAAGCGGGAAAGCACAGTTCAAGTCTGTTGTGATGGCGGTAAGGAAATGGAAATGAATCGGCTTATGCGAGATCTTCGCTTTTCAAATCTAGTTCCGAGTCGGTATGGGCAATGGGAAGATGGCCGACATTTCCAAGACGTTCGATTGGATCGCGTGCATGAAGCTATAGTCTTCCTGGATTCACGGGAGAGCCACTTTATTCAAGCTGCCGATTTTTGCGCGTACGCCATGCTTCGCTGGAAGGCAGAGGAATTGCCGAACAGAACGCGGAGCAATCTCCACGAGGCGTATAAGCTTATCGAGCCAGTCTTTGAACGGAAGGCATTCCGCGCCGATCCACATGGCATCATTCGGGCATGAAAAAGGGCACTTGGCGTTACACCAAGTGCCCTTGGGCAAGACCTAATCGCCATACGGCTTTCGGACCTGCAACTGAATTATACAATCATCACGGTGACCCGTCAATCCAAGATCCGCGGTCATGCCTGAGTCAGTATTCCGCCGTGAGGTTGTCGCCCTGTCGTGAGATTGATTTGTTATAATTCTAACAGTAGTCACGGAAAATACCCATGCACCCGCAACAAGAACACGAACAACTTCTTACCCGGCGCCAGTTCTTCGGGCGCTCCAGCGCCGGTATTGGCATCGCCGCCCTCGGTGCGCTCCTCGGCGCCGCGCCGCAGGTTGGTGCTGCGCCCAGAGGCGCCATGCCGCTCTTCCACCATGCGCCGAAGGCCAAGCGCATCATCTACCTCTTCCAGTCCGGCGGCCCGTCCCAGATGGAGCTCTTCGACTACAAGCCCACGCTGGAGCGCTTCCACGGCCAGGATTTGCCCGCGTCCATCCGCATGGGCCAGCGGATCACCACCATGACCTCCGGCCAGAGCACCCTGCCCGTGGCCGCCTCAAAATTCACCTTCCAGCAACACGGAAAGAGCGGATTGTGGCTCAGCGAACTGCTGCCCAACCTCGGCAAGGTGGCGGATGATCTCTGCGTCATCCGATCAATGAACACCGAAGCGATCAACCACGATCCCGGCATGACCATGATGCAGACCGGAAGCCAACTGCCCGGACGGCCTTCGTTCGGCGCTTGGATGAGCTATGGCCTCGGCAGCGAAAATCAGAACCTGCCCGGATTCGTCGTCCTCGTCTCCTTTGGCAGTTCGCGCCGTCCCGCCCAGCCCCTACGGCAAAATTTGTGGGGCGCCAGCTTCCTGCCCAGCGAGCATCAGGGCGTCACGCTCCGGCCCAGCGGCGACCCGGTGCTCTATCTGGCAAACCCCCCCGGCGTCAGCGACGCCGCCCGCAGGCGCATGCTGGACACGGTATCCGCGCTGAACCAGTCGCAGTTGGAAGAGTTCGCCGACCCGGAGATCAACGCGCGAATCGCTCAGTACGAAATGGCCTATCGCATGCAATTCTCCGTACCGGAGTTGACCGATATCTCCGGCGAGTCGCCGTCCGTGCTCGAGAGTTACGGGCCCGACGTTCACAAACGCGGGACCTATGCGGCGAATTGTCTCCTCGCGCGGCGCATGGCCGAACGGGGTGTCCGCTTTATCCAGCTTTACCATCGCGGCTGGGATCAACATGGCAGCCTCCCCACGGACCTCGCTCTCCAGTGTGGCGATGTGGATCAACCGACCGCGGCGCTCATCCAGGACTTGAAACAGCGCGGGCTGCTGGAAGACACGCTGGTCGTGTGGGGCGGTGAATTCGGTCGCACGTCCTATTGCCAGGGCGGGATTTCGCGGGACAACTATGGCCGCGATCACCATGGCCGCTGCTTTTCCGTCATGGTCGCGGGCGGCGGCGTGAAGGGTGGGATTACCTGGGGCGAGACCGACGACTACGGTTACAACATCGCGCGGGACCCGGTGCACGTCCATGACCTGCACGCCACCCTGCTGCATCAACTCGGCGTGGATCACGAGCGCCTGACCTTCCGCAGCCAGGGCCGGGATTACCGCCTGACCGACGTACACGGAAAAGTGGTCGAGGGGATTCTGGCGTAGGGCGGATTGAACCTGTGGGATTCATGGACGAAGTGGACATTGTGGACTGAGTGGACAATGTGGACTGATTTAAATTCGTGATCGGTGAGTTGGCTTGTCCACCAAGTCCTCACAGTCCACTTCGTCCAGACCGACTCCAGACTCCCGCCTCCAGACTCAGTAAACCGAATGCTCCCGCAGATCCGCCAGGTTCACGAACTCCAGCGCGGAGATGTGGGTCGCTTCCAGTACCACGGGAGGGGCCATGCCCGCATCGAGGGCTTCCTTCCAGCGCATGGCGCAGAGGCACCACTGGTCCCCCGGCTGCACGCCCGCGAAGCGCATCTCGGGACGCGGCGTACTCAGGTCGTTCCCCCGCGATTTTGAAAACTCCAGAAACTCTTCCGTCGCGCGGATGCAGATGATGTGCAGGCCGATATCATCCGCGCCCGTGTTGCAGCATCCATCCCGATAAAAACCGGTCAGGGGATCGCGCGAACACTCCTGCAGGTCGGTACCCAGTACATTCTTCGCTCCAGCCACGATACAG includes:
- a CDS encoding DUF3800 domain-containing protein; the encoded protein is MGHILHALPRQEEFAFGFGAEVRMIPRTDCDTIYIDDSGFGSTHYVFTGIYIPRGSANAANKMMLDWRASLDERYGISPEYELHATNFVNNRGRPAGEARLIFRSTRVKIYLECLNLIAGVPDVKIFNTLSDRKAQMTAFGRLLNRLQVAARKRESTVQVCCDGGKEMEMNRLMRDLRFSNLVPSRYGQWEDGRHFQDVRLDRVHEAIVFLDSRESHFIQAADFCAYAMLRWKAEELPNRTRSNLHEAYKLIEPVFERKAFRADPHGIIRA
- a CDS encoding DUF1501 domain-containing protein, whose product is MHPQQEHEQLLTRRQFFGRSSAGIGIAALGALLGAAPQVGAAPRGAMPLFHHAPKAKRIIYLFQSGGPSQMELFDYKPTLERFHGQDLPASIRMGQRITTMTSGQSTLPVAASKFTFQQHGKSGLWLSELLPNLGKVADDLCVIRSMNTEAINHDPGMTMMQTGSQLPGRPSFGAWMSYGLGSENQNLPGFVVLVSFGSSRRPAQPLRQNLWGASFLPSEHQGVTLRPSGDPVLYLANPPGVSDAARRRMLDTVSALNQSQLEEFADPEINARIAQYEMAYRMQFSVPELTDISGESPSVLESYGPDVHKRGTYAANCLLARRMAERGVRFIQLYHRGWDQHGSLPTDLALQCGDVDQPTAALIQDLKQRGLLEDTLVVWGGEFGRTSYCQGGISRDNYGRDHHGRCFSVMVAGGGVKGGITWGETDDYGYNIARDPVHVHDLHATLLHQLGVDHERLTFRSQGRDYRLTDVHGKVVEGILA
- a CDS encoding DUF2237 domain-containing protein, which encodes MGWAYDGNLEVGGCIVAGAKNVLGTDLQECSRDPLTGFYRDGCCNTGADDIGLHIICIRATEEFLEFSKSRGNDLSTPRPEMRFAGVQPGDQWCLCAMRWKEALDAGMAPPVVLEATHISALEFVNLADLREHSVY